One Setaria viridis chromosome 7, Setaria_viridis_v4.0, whole genome shotgun sequence genomic region harbors:
- the LOC117864193 gene encoding putative glycerol-3-phosphate transporter 1 produces MDSSSHQKGKMCNKKPLGIQLFECARGSPISFRSCQALVLVLTFLSYASYHATRKTTSIVKSVLDPKTNLGILHWPSHLYLQNLKGAENNRTLSSGWAPFNAEDGTALLGEIDLAFLGVYAIGMFFAGHLGDRVDLRILLTIGMIGTGLFTAAFGAGYWFNIHNFYYFLGMQMMAGLFQSSGWPSVVAVVGNWFGKSKRGLILGIWNAHTSVGNISGSLIAAAMLKYGWCWSFAVPGIMIALVGLTVFLFLPVSPDVIGIQEDFHLKDSEKTGMDTPLLERRSQAKEKAVGFIEAWRIPGVAPFALCLFFCKLVAYTFLYWLPFYISHTAIGGQYLSNSSAGVLSTLFDVGGVVGGILAGHISDRLDARALTAASFTFSAIPALFFYRIYGSISLTWNIALMFITGMLVNGPYALITTAVSADLGTHSSLNGNSRALATVTAIIDGTGSIGAAVGPLLTGYISARSWSAVFTMLMASALVAGLLLTRLVVAEVVAKMEPRRTPDPAASDLPVSSMDEP; encoded by the exons ATGGACTCCTCAAGTCATCAGAAAGGCAAAATGTGTAACAAAAAACCTCTGGGAATTCAACTTTTTGAGTGTGCCCGGGGGAGTCCTATCTCCTTCAGATCATGTCAGGCACTTGTATTAGTACTGACGTTCTTATCATATGCCAGCTACCATGCCACTAGAAAAACTACAAGTATTGTTAAGAGTGTTCTTGATCCTAAGACAAACCTTGGCATATTGCACTGGCCCAGTCATCTCTATCTTCAAAATTTGAAAGGCGCTGAGAACAATAGGACTCTCTCTAGTGGTTGGGCTCCATTCAACGCTGAAGATGGCACCGCGTTGCTCGGCGAGATTGACCTGGCTTTTCTTGGTGTATATGCAATCGGCATGTTCTTTGCTGGCCATTTGGGCGACCGGGTGGATCTGAGGATCCTGCTGACTATCGGAATGATAGGAACCGGATTGTTCACTGCTGCTTTCGGAGCGGGCTACTGGTTCAATATACACAACTTCTACTACTTTCTGGGCATGCAGATGATGGCTGGCCTGTTTCAGTCATCTGGATGGCCTTCAGTAGTTGCAGTGGTTGGCAATTGGTTTGGGAAGAGCAAGAGGGGGCTGATACTGGGAATTTGGAATGCTCACACATCTGTAGGAAACATATCTGGCTCTCTGATTGCTGCTGCAATGTTGAAGTATGGATGGTGTTGGTCCTTTGCTGTGCCTGGTATCATGATCGCACTAGTCGGGCTCACGGTGTTTCTGTTCTTGCCTGTTAGTCCTGATGTGATTGGAATTCAAGAGGATTTCCACTTGAAGGACTCCGAAAAGACTGGCATGGACACCCCTTTGTTGGAACGGCGCTCGcaagcaaaagaaaaggcagTTGGATTTATTGAGGCATGGAGAATTCCTGGTGTAGCTCCTTTCGCTCTCTGCCTTTTCTTCTGCAAGCTTGTGGCCTATACGTTCCTGTATTGGCTTCCCTTTTATATCAGCCACACAG CCATTGGAGGCCAATACTTGTCAAACTCCTCGGCCGGGGTGTTATCGACTCTGTTCGACGTTGGTGGCGTTGTCGGCGGCATCCTCGCCGGCCACATCTCCGACCGCCTGGACGCCCGGGCGCTGACGGCGGCGAGCTTCACCTTCTCCGCGATACCGGCACTCTTCTTCTACCGCATCTACGGCAGCATCTCGCTGACGTGGAACATCGCCCTGATGTTCATCACGGGGATGCTGGTGAACGGGCCCTACGCGCTGATCACGACGGCCGTCTCGGCCGACCTCGGCACGCACAGCTCCCTGAACGGCAACTCCCGGGCGCTGGCCACCGTGACGGCGATCATCGACGGCACGGGCTCCATCGGCGCGGCGGTGGGCCCGCTGCTGACGGGGTACATCTCCGCCAGGAGCTGGAGCGCCGTGTTCACGATGCTGATGGCGTCGGCGCTCGTCGCCGGGCTGCTGCTGACGAGGCTCGTCGTGGCGGAGGTGGTCGCCAAGATGGAGCCCCGGAGGACGCCCGACCCGGCTGCTAGCGACCTGCCCGTGTCCTCCATGGATGAACCTTAG
- the LOC117862875 gene encoding U4/U6 small nuclear ribonucleoprotein Prp31 homolog, with amino-acid sequence MASLADSFLADLDELSDNEGYPEEDNAEAAGMEEDGDDDMPDLESLNYDDLDSVSKLQKTQRYNDIMQKVEDALQKGTDFSNQGSILEEDPEYQLIVDCNALSVDIENEIIIIHNFIRDKYRLKFPELESLVHHPIDYARVVKKIGNEMDLTLVDLEGLLPSAIIMVVSVTASTTSGKPLSEENLEKTVEACDRALTLDTAKKKVLDFVESRMGYIAPNLSAIVGSAVASKLMGTAGGLGALAKMPACNVQLLGAKRKNLAGFSTATSQFRVGYLEQTEVFQSTPPALRTRACRLIAAKSTLAARIDSIRGDPTGKAGRNLLEEIRKKIEKWQEPPPAKLPKPLPVPDSEPKKKRGGRRLRKMKERYAQTDMMKLANRMQFGIPEESSLGDGLGEGYGMLGQAGSGKLRVSAGQSKLAAKVAKKFKEKSYGSSGATSGLTSSLAFTPVQGIELSNPQAQGNPLGGGTQSTYFSETGTFSKIRRTQ; translated from the exons ATG GCAAGCCTTGCCGATTCTTTTCTAGCGGATCTTGATGAACTGTCAGACAATGAAGGCTATCCT GAAGAAGACAATGCTGAGGCAGCTGGTATGGAGgaggatggtgatgatgatatgCCTGACCTTGAGTCTCTTAATTATGATGATCTAGATAGCGTCTCAAAGTTGCAGAAGACACAACGCTATAATGACATAATGCAA AAAGTTGAAGATGCACTTCAGAAAGGCACTGACTTCTCCAATCAAGGTTCCATCCTGGAGGAGGATCCAGAGTACCAGCTAATTGTTGATTGCAATGCTTTGTCCGTAGATATTGAGAATGAAATCATCATAATCCATAATTTCATACGTGACAAGTATAGGTTGAAATTTCCTGAACTGGAGTCCCTCGTTCATCATCCGATTGATTATGCCCGTGTTGTCAAAAAGATTGGAAATGAGATGGACTTAACACTTGTAGATCTGGAAGGGCTTTTACCTTCTGCAATTATAATGGTTGTCTCAGTGACAGCATCAACAACAAGTGGGAAGCCTCTTTCCGAGGAGAATTTGGAAAAAACTGTTGAAGCATGTGACAGAGCCCTTACCCTCGATACTGCAAAGAAGAAAGTGCTTGATTTTGTAGAGAGCAGAATGGGTTACATTGCACCAAACCTTTCTGCTATTGTTGGTAGTGCTGTTGCCTCGAAACTGATGGGTACCGCTGGTGGTCTGGGAGCGCTTGCAAAAATGCCTGCTTGTAATGTTCAGTTACTTGGTGCAAAGAGGAAAAATCTTGCTGGATTTTCTACTGCCACATCTCAGTTTCGTGTTGGCTATCTTGAACAAACTGAAGTATTTCAGAGCACACCTCCAGCTCTGAGGACTAGGGCGTGCAGGCTTATTGCTGCGAAGTCAACTCTAGCGGCAAGAATTGATTCAATTAGAGGTGATCCAACTGGAAAAGCTGGGCGGAACTTGTTAGAAGAAATTCGTAAGAAGATCGAGAAGTGGCAAGAACCGCCTCCTGCAAAGCTTCCAAAGCCACTTCCTGTTCCTGACTCTGAGCCtaaaaagaagagaggaggTCGTCGGCTTCGAAAAATGAAAGAAAG ATATGCGCAAACTGATATGATGAAGCTTGCCAACCGGATGCAATTCGGGATTCCAGAGGAGAGCTCATTAG GTGATGGCTTGGGGGAAGGTTATGGCATGCTCGGACAGGCAGGAAGTGGCAAGCTGCGTGTTTCAGCTGGACAAAGCAAGCTTGCTGCTAAAGTGGCGAAAAA ATTCAAGGAGAAGAGCTATGGTAGCAGCGGTGCAACTTCAGGATTGACATCTAGTTTGGCATTTACACCAGTTCAG GGAATAGAGTTGTCAAATCCACAGGCCCAAGGGAACCCGCTTGGAGGTGGAACTCAAAGTACCTACTTTTCTGAGACTGGCACATTTTCGAAGATCAGAAGGACCCAGTAG